The Spiroplasma citri genome has a segment encoding these proteins:
- the mnmG gene encoding tRNA uridine-5-carboxymethylaminomethyl(34) synthesis enzyme MnmG, producing the protein MMKKYDVIVIGAGHAGVEASLAAARMQKKTLLVTLHKDKIALMPCNPSIGGPAKGIVVREIDAIGGEMAKAADATALQMKLLNSSRGPAVWALRAQSDKIQYAKYMQKVIEKQDNLDLYEGAVQSLLVDDDNNCYGVMLKDQTQFFAKKVILTTGTYMQSLVLQGMTKKAEGPDGDITTAGLSTQLKHLGFELFRLKTGTPARVLNTSIDYSKAQPEPGSDLQLAFSYSTKTFTPLEEQELCWLIHSTPKTHSIVQNNLTASAMYSGNVKGTGPRYCPSFEDKIVRFADKPRHQIFLEPESKSLNTIYVQGFSTSMPIDVQEKMLRSLPGFENVEVLKWAYAIEYDAVVPTQLKHTLETKKIKNLYTAGQINGTSGYEEAACQGLMAGINAVLSIDQKEPFILRRDQAYIGVLIDDLITKGTEEPYRLLTSRAEYRLLLRNDNSEERLKNYAYQLGLIDQKSWTEYQNNVQSYNEVMQLLKETYFTAKSPLIQKLDNLGVTKITERISGYNLLKRPNIELKYLEDELPPLNNLKSFLKQNLLINIRFEGYIKKEQEIALKTIKLENKLIPANLNYDLVDNLALEAREKFKKIRPISIGQANRISGINPADIQMLLFHLKKRELDANR; encoded by the coding sequence TTAATGAAAAAATATGATGTAATTGTAATTGGTGCTGGTCATGCTGGAGTTGAAGCAAGTTTAGCTGCAGCAAGAATGCAGAAGAAAACATTATTAGTTACTTTGCATAAAGATAAAATTGCATTAATGCCATGTAATCCCTCAATTGGTGGTCCAGCGAAAGGGATTGTTGTTCGTGAAATTGACGCCATCGGTGGTGAAATGGCAAAAGCAGCTGATGCAACAGCTTTGCAAATGAAATTATTAAATTCTTCGCGAGGGCCTGCTGTATGAGCTTTACGTGCTCAATCAGATAAAATTCAATATGCAAAATATATGCAAAAAGTAATTGAAAAGCAAGATAATTTAGATTTATATGAAGGAGCAGTTCAATCCTTATTGGTTGATGATGATAATAATTGTTATGGGGTAATGTTAAAAGACCAAACACAATTTTTTGCCAAAAAAGTTATTTTAACAACAGGAACATATATGCAATCTTTAGTGTTACAAGGAATGACAAAAAAAGCAGAAGGACCTGATGGCGATATTACAACAGCAGGGTTATCAACGCAGTTAAAACATTTAGGGTTTGAATTATTTCGCCTAAAAACTGGCACACCAGCACGAGTTCTTAATACTTCAATTGATTATAGCAAAGCACAACCAGAACCAGGAAGTGATTTGCAACTAGCCTTTTCTTATTCAACAAAAACATTTACACCGTTAGAAGAGCAAGAATTATGTTGATTAATTCATTCAACACCAAAAACACATAGTATTGTGCAAAACAATTTAACAGCATCAGCAATGTACTCTGGGAATGTAAAAGGAACGGGACCACGTTATTGTCCAAGTTTTGAGGATAAAATTGTGCGCTTTGCTGATAAACCACGTCATCAAATATTTTTAGAACCAGAATCAAAGAGTTTAAATACAATTTATGTTCAAGGGTTTTCAACTTCAATGCCAATTGATGTACAAGAAAAGATGCTCCGTTCCTTGCCTGGATTCGAAAATGTTGAAGTTTTAAAATGAGCTTATGCAATTGAATATGATGCGGTTGTACCAACACAGTTAAAACATACATTAGAAACAAAAAAAATTAAAAATTTATATACAGCAGGTCAAATCAATGGAACAAGTGGATATGAAGAAGCTGCTTGTCAAGGTTTAATGGCTGGAATTAATGCTGTTTTAAGTATTGATCAAAAAGAACCTTTCATTTTACGTCGTGATCAAGCTTATATTGGAGTATTAATTGATGATTTAATTACAAAAGGAACGGAAGAACCTTATCGTTTATTAACTTCCCGTGCCGAATATCGCTTATTATTGCGGAATGATAATTCTGAAGAACGGTTAAAAAATTATGCTTATCAATTAGGTTTAATTGATCAAAAAAGTTGAACAGAATATCAAAATAATGTGCAAAGTTATAATGAAGTAATGCAATTATTAAAAGAAACTTATTTCACGGCAAAATCACCATTAATTCAAAAGTTAGATAACTTAGGTGTTACCAAGATTACAGAACGCATTTCTGGTTATAATTTATTAAAACGACCAAATATTGAGTTAAAATATTTAGAGGATGAGTTACCACCGTTAAATAATTTAAAATCATTTTTAAAACAAAACTTATTAATTAATATTCGCTTTGAAGGATATATAAAAAAAGAACAAGAAATTGCTTTAAAAACAATTAAGTTGGAAAATAAATTAATTCCGGCTAATTTAAATTATGACTTAGTAGATAACTTAGCACTTGAAGCACGAGAAAAATTTAAAAAGATTCGACCAATTTCAATTGGTCAAGCAAATCGAATTTCAGGAATCAATCCAGCTGATATTCAAATGCTTTTGTTTCATTTAAAAAAAAGGGAATTGGATGCAAATAGATAA
- the cysS gene encoding cysteine--tRNA ligase has translation MKLYNTLTRNFTDYSQTKKINIYGCGPTVYNYIHIGNARAIITVDLLVSFLQFQQIEVNYIQNYTDIDDKIIAKAAAEHKTEQEIAEFYIKAFEEDVFNLNVRTPTKWVRVTDHVKDIVTFIQKLVKINAAYEVNGSVYFDIAKYQTQYGQLANKKISELEANARIEHDANKHSQYDFALWKQTTEGISFPFYDQKGKLYQGRPGWHTECAVLIDKFFHKETIDIHAGGIDLVFPHHENERIQFFAKNNKEIAKIWMHNGHLNVADKKMSKSLNNTILVRDFIKLYGANTLRYLLYATNYTQPLNVTETLIISAQGETEKIFKVLKAINLYLVEYDLNYNLTQHGHNVKEVLAELANNLNSPNVLNIISKMTKIINTQLRDKKLNLQLASDFYNIIFNIMNFNFKLPLISSEIRKYLLEWIKSKNNKDFVKADELRKVLVEKDIL, from the coding sequence ATGAAATTATATAATACTTTGACTCGTAATTTTACAGATTATAGTCAAACAAAAAAAATTAATATTTATGGTTGTGGACCAACTGTCTATAATTACATTCATATTGGTAATGCTCGCGCAATTATTACTGTTGATTTATTAGTTAGTTTTTTACAATTTCAACAAATTGAGGTTAATTATATTCAAAATTATACGGATATTGATGATAAGATTATTGCTAAAGCAGCAGCAGAACATAAAACTGAACAAGAGATTGCAGAATTTTATATTAAAGCTTTTGAAGAAGATGTTTTTAATTTAAATGTTAGAACACCAACTAAGTGAGTACGAGTAACAGACCATGTTAAAGATATTGTTACTTTTATTCAAAAATTAGTTAAAATTAATGCTGCATATGAAGTTAATGGTAGTGTATATTTTGATATTGCAAAATATCAAACACAATATGGACAATTAGCTAATAAAAAAATTTCAGAATTAGAAGCTAATGCTCGAATTGAGCATGATGCTAACAAACATAGTCAATATGACTTTGCATTATGAAAGCAAACAACAGAAGGGATTTCTTTCCCCTTTTATGATCAAAAAGGTAAATTATATCAAGGTCGTCCAGGATGACATACTGAATGTGCTGTCTTAATTGATAAATTTTTTCATAAAGAAACAATTGACATTCATGCCGGAGGAATTGATTTAGTTTTTCCTCATCATGAAAATGAACGAATTCAATTTTTCGCAAAAAATAATAAGGAAATCGCAAAAATTTGAATGCATAATGGGCATTTAAATGTTGCTGATAAAAAAATGAGTAAATCTTTAAATAATACTATTTTAGTTCGTGATTTTATTAAATTATATGGGGCAAATACATTACGTTACTTATTATATGCAACTAATTATACACAACCATTAAATGTAACAGAAACTTTAATTATTAGTGCGCAAGGTGAAACAGAAAAGATTTTTAAAGTGTTAAAAGCAATAAATTTATATTTAGTTGAATATGATTTAAATTATAATTTAACACAACATGGCCACAATGTTAAGGAAGTCCTTGCTGAGTTAGCAAATAATTTGAATAGCCCGAATGTTTTAAATATTATTAGTAAAATGACTAAAATTATTAATACTCAATTACGTGACAAAAAACTTAATTTACAACTTGCTAGTGATTTTTATAATATTATTTTTAATATTATGAATTTTAATTTTAAATTACCATTAATTAGTAGTGAAATTCGTAAATATTTATTAGAATGAATTAAGTCAAAAAATAATAAGGATTTTGTCAAAGCAGATGAACTTCGTAAGGTTTTAGTAGAAAAAGATATTTTGTAA
- the rlmB gene encoding 23S rRNA (guanosine(2251)-2'-O)-methyltransferase RlmB — MQEYIYIYGINPVVESLLNPAVKINKLYLLPQGKNNDYYLKLAKSRQLKVVFCSAVEMTTLVQTSKHQSLILEICKPQNYSLASITTKALQNKHPFLLVLDQISDPHNFGAILRTCDLFNVDGVIILDKRQVDINATVAKTSAGAFNYVPVCRVNNLTNAIEYLKKQGFWIYATSLNTKAQNVSELKYDIPICLIVGNEGTGISAKLLKHADFNIYIPTAGHLDSLNVSVASAILIYQIKMLQQ, encoded by the coding sequence ATGCAAGAATATATATACATTTATGGAATTAATCCTGTTGTGGAATCATTATTAAATCCAGCAGTGAAAATTAATAAACTTTATTTATTACCACAAGGGAAAAATAATGATTATTATTTAAAACTAGCTAAAAGTCGTCAACTTAAGGTTGTATTTTGTTCAGCAGTTGAAATGACAACGCTTGTACAAACTAGTAAGCATCAAAGTTTGATATTAGAAATTTGTAAACCACAAAATTATTCATTAGCTTCGATAACAACAAAAGCATTACAAAATAAACATCCATTTTTATTAGTTCTTGATCAAATTTCTGACCCACATAATTTTGGTGCAATTTTGCGAACTTGTGATTTGTTTAATGTTGATGGGGTTATTATTTTAGATAAACGACAAGTTGATATTAATGCTACTGTTGCCAAAACATCTGCCGGTGCTTTTAATTATGTTCCAGTTTGTCGAGTAAATAATTTAACTAATGCAATTGAATATTTAAAAAAACAAGGGTTTTGAATCTATGCAACAAGTTTAAACACAAAAGCACAAAATGTAAGTGAATTAAAATATGATATCCCAATTTGTCTAATCGTCGGTAATGAAGGAACAGGAATTAGTGCAAAATTATTAAAGCATGCTGATTTTAATATTTATATTCCAACAGCAGGTCATCTTGATTCTTTAAATGTATCGGTTGCTAGTGCTATTTTAATTTATCAAATTAAAATGTTGCAACAATAG
- the rpmG gene encoding 50S ribosomal protein L33, whose protein sequence is MREKIILVCSECLNRNYTTFKNKMAQKERLEINKFCKTCNKHTKHKETR, encoded by the coding sequence ATGCGCGAAAAGATTATATTAGTATGTTCCGAATGTTTAAATCGAAACTATACAACATTTAAAAACAAGATGGCACAGAAAGAACGATTAGAAATAAATAAGTTTTGTAAAACATGTAATAAACATACTAAACATAAAGAAACAAGGTAG
- the secE gene encoding preprotein translocase subunit SecE, translating into MEKNEKSKKKIKTVLTKEEKKALKIQKKNEKAALIFQKKASKTAPIQVGTRKISTTPEVDENGEPIKKGLFKRKNSNKSKKTNWKLAFREFPVKMAKEVTRIRWTSKGSLGRKFLITILFIIAFAVFYLVLDLVLHHLLTVARII; encoded by the coding sequence ATGGAAAAAAATGAAAAATCAAAAAAGAAAATTAAAACTGTTTTAACAAAAGAAGAAAAAAAAGCGTTAAAAATTCAAAAGAAAAATGAAAAAGCAGCGCTAATTTTTCAGAAAAAAGCAAGTAAAACAGCACCAATTCAAGTTGGAACAAGAAAAATAAGCACAACACCAGAAGTTGATGAAAATGGTGAACCAATTAAAAAAGGTCTTTTTAAGCGTAAAAATTCAAATAAAAGTAAAAAAACAAATTGAAAATTAGCTTTTCGTGAATTTCCTGTCAAAATGGCAAAAGAAGTTACAAGAATTCGATGAACAAGTAAGGGTAGTTTAGGGCGCAAGTTTTTAATCACAATTTTATTTATTATTGCTTTTGCGGTGTTTTATTTAGTATTAGATTTAGTTTTACATCATTTATTAACTGTTGCTCGCATTATATAA
- the nusG gene encoding transcription termination/antitermination protein NusG, producing MLGKNTITDEIIDNDKSEDKETLEDITKYPGKWYVINCYSGHEDRVRDDLIQRVESLNMKDVVFDIRVIKETVSAKKGGKLIEKEKNLYPGYIFINMIMNDEAWYIVRNTTGVTGFIGSSGRGTKPFPLTDQEARTMLSKSLAAKKTATKQGKKVKKVFVANFEVNDYVRILSGTFTEMEGQVTKIDTSKGIAIVNLEMFGRLTPTEVEFDQCEKIG from the coding sequence ATGTTAGGAAAAAACACAATAACAGATGAAATCATTGATAATGATAAAAGTGAAGACAAAGAAACTTTAGAAGATATTACGAAGTATCCTGGAAAATGATATGTAATTAATTGTTATTCTGGGCATGAAGATCGTGTTCGTGATGACTTAATTCAGCGGGTAGAATCATTAAATATGAAAGATGTTGTTTTTGATATTAGAGTTATAAAAGAGACAGTTTCAGCCAAAAAAGGAGGAAAACTAATAGAAAAAGAGAAAAATCTTTATCCAGGTTATATTTTTATTAATATGATTATGAATGATGAAGCTTGATATATTGTTCGGAACACAACAGGGGTTACTGGATTTATTGGTTCATCAGGGCGAGGAACAAAACCTTTTCCTTTAACAGATCAAGAAGCAAGAACAATGCTTTCAAAATCATTGGCAGCTAAAAAAACAGCAACAAAGCAAGGAAAAAAAGTTAAAAAAGTATTTGTGGCAAACTTTGAAGTTAATGATTATGTTCGAATTTTATCAGGAACTTTTACTGAGATGGAAGGACAAGTAACAAAAATTGACACTTCAAAAGGGATTGCAATAGTAAATTTAGAAATGTTTGGTCGTTTGACACCTACTGAGGTTGAATTTGACCAATGTGAAAAAATTGGGTAG
- a CDS encoding DNA-3-methyladenine glycosylase, with protein sequence MINVNRLTDDTFFMQNAVVVARELLGKYLVRIINGKKIVCKIIETEAYDGPDDDANHGFNNNRSSRNKTLFWKGGFAHVFLIYGMYYCFNIVTDKTDYPSAVLLRAGEIIIDETVPGFVSTPQLANGPGKLSRYLKITKADDGHALLESSVLYLVEDIVLPTIDITTTSRVNIEYATNFKLKPYRFYITDHKAVSKK encoded by the coding sequence ATGATAAATGTAAACCGTTTAACTGATGATACTTTTTTTATGCAAAATGCTGTTGTTGTTGCACGCGAATTATTAGGAAAATATTTAGTTCGAATTATTAATGGGAAAAAAATTGTTTGTAAAATTATTGAAACCGAAGCTTATGATGGACCTGATGATGATGCTAATCATGGGTTTAACAATAACCGTAGTTCTCGTAATAAAACACTTTTTTGAAAAGGCGGTTTTGCACATGTTTTTCTAATTTACGGAATGTATTATTGCTTTAATATTGTTACTGATAAAACTGATTATCCAAGTGCAGTTTTATTACGCGCTGGTGAAATTATTATTGATGAAACAGTTCCTGGCTTTGTTTCAACACCACAGTTAGCAAATGGTCCTGGGAAGTTGTCACGCTATTTAAAAATTACTAAAGCTGATGATGGTCATGCCCTGCTAGAAAGTTCGGTTTTATATCTTGTCGAAGATATCGTTCTACCTACAATTGACATTACAACAACATCACGAGTCAACATTGAGTATGCAACAAATTTTAAATTAAAACCATATCGATTTTATATTACAGATCACAAGGCAGTTTCGAAAAAATAA
- a CDS encoding HNH endonuclease signature motif containing protein → MNKAKKAEIWKVHREFPYLEISNMGRVRNIVTKKIKELKKPKNTNYYLIRRREDGKTKTRPLHKLVVELFIGSVPPNMTIDHINGNPRDNRAENLEIVSKRENTIRQIRMWSHPHSFYNRDLVEAHSEKRWMYRGELYNWIEILKLLHAKGIIYYQVKWKGSSKGRIGQLPNGETIMRVKNIDSNNDDDDDF, encoded by the coding sequence ATGAATAAAGCAAAAAAAGCAGAAATTTGAAAGGTCCACCGAGAATTTCCTTATCTTGAGATTAGCAATATGGGACGTGTTCGTAATATTGTAACAAAGAAAATTAAGGAATTAAAGAAACCCAAAAACACTAATTATTATTTAATTCGTCGTCGTGAAGACGGAAAAACAAAAACAAGACCATTACATAAATTGGTTGTTGAATTGTTTATTGGTTCAGTTCCACCAAATATGACAATTGATCATATTAATGGTAACCCACGTGATAATAGAGCAGAAAATTTAGAAATTGTTTCAAAACGAGAAAATACAATTCGACAAATTAGGATGTGATCACATCCGCATAGTTTTTATAATCGTGATTTAGTGGAAGCACATAGTGAGAAACGATGAATGTATCGTGGTGAACTATATAATTGAATTGAAATTTTAAAACTATTACATGCTAAAGGAATTATTTACTATCAAGTTAAATGAAAAGGAAGTAGTAAAGGACGCATTGGTCAATTACCAAATGGTGAAACAATTATGCGTGTCAAAAATATTGATTCTAATAATGATGATGATGATGATTTTTAA
- a CDS encoding isochorismatase family protein: protein MNKKALIVVDYQNDFVDPNGALYVPGAEKLYEKIVALIAEFQNNDDLVIATKDFHPNNHCSFAKWGPHCIANTFGSEFYKLTTTQFDHIILKGTQQDADSYSGFFSDNQTSNGLHEFLQEHKVTNLVIVGVALDVCVSATLVDAIKLNYHGTVDLTASIGLKSQVVF, encoded by the coding sequence ATGAATAAAAAAGCTTTAATTGTCGTTGATTATCAAAATGATTTTGTTGACCCTAATGGAGCATTATATGTTCCAGGAGCAGAAAAACTATATGAAAAAATTGTTGCTTTAATTGCTGAATTTCAGAATAATGATGATTTAGTTATTGCAACAAAAGATTTTCATCCTAATAATCATTGCTCATTTGCCAAATGAGGTCCACATTGTATTGCAAATACCTTTGGCAGTGAGTTTTATAAATTAACTACAACGCAATTTGATCATATTATTTTAAAAGGAACACAACAAGATGCTGATAGTTACAGTGGTTTTTTTAGTGATAATCAAACTTCAAATGGATTACATGAATTTCTTCAAGAACACAAGGTTACCAACTTAGTCATTGTTGGTGTTGCTTTAGATGTTTGTGTTTCAGCAACGCTTGTTGATGCTATTAAATTAAACTATCATGGTACTGTTGACTTAACAGCTAGTATTGGGCTTAAATCACAAGTTGTTTTTTAA
- the rsmG gene encoding 16S rRNA (guanine(527)-N(7))-methyltransferase RsmG: MIKLIKTALPALQITPEQEKQLQVYYQYLIEQNQIMNLTTIIKEEEVYLKHFLDSGLLLKEFSFSKEMTVSDVGSGAGFPGLVLKILCPTIKLTIIESLEKRCLFLQRLVLKLQLKGVEIIHARAEEYSWAHSESFDIVVSRAVANLGMLLELVVRMVKTSAMIICYKGPNVNAELQAAQKTLSVLNLKLEKIQHETILQLGERNICYFIKTRPTVEPYPRRFNQIKKFPIG; this comes from the coding sequence ATGATTAAATTAATTAAAACAGCTTTACCAGCATTACAAATTACACCTGAACAAGAAAAACAGTTACAAGTATATTATCAATATTTAATTGAACAAAACCAAATTATGAATTTAACCACAATTATTAAGGAAGAAGAGGTTTATCTTAAACATTTTCTTGATTCAGGATTATTATTAAAAGAATTCTCATTTTCTAAGGAGATGACAGTTAGTGATGTTGGTAGTGGGGCTGGTTTTCCAGGGCTTGTTTTAAAAATTCTTTGTCCAACAATTAAATTAACAATTATTGAATCGTTAGAAAAACGATGTTTATTTTTACAACGATTAGTGCTGAAGTTACAGTTAAAAGGTGTTGAAATTATTCATGCTCGAGCAGAAGAATATAGTTGAGCGCATTCTGAATCTTTTGATATTGTTGTTTCTCGTGCTGTTGCTAATTTAGGTATGCTATTAGAATTGGTAGTGCGAATGGTTAAAACATCAGCAATGATTATTTGTTATAAAGGACCAAATGTTAATGCTGAATTGCAGGCAGCGCAAAAAACTTTATCTGTTTTGAATTTAAAATTAGAAAAAATTCAACATGAAACAATTTTACAACTTGGTGAACGGAACATATGTTATTTTATTAAGACAAGACCAACTGTAGAACCGTACCCACGTCGGTTTAATCAAATAAAAAAATTTCCAATTGGATAA
- a CDS encoding ParA family protein — protein sequence MGKIIAITNQKGGVGKTTTSINLAAGLARTGRKILLVDIDPQGNATTGTGANKEEIHESMYDVLVGQIPLKNIIISDIITNVDLAPATISLAGADIYLMERTEDNQSILLERIKPVRDKYDFILIDCPPSLGLINRNALACADSVLIPIQAEYYPLEGLAQLLTTIHFVQKMFNESLTIEGIVLTMFDSRTKLSFEVMTEVKKYFNEKVYRTHIPRNVKISESPSHGLSIFEYDKGGAGAVAYEELAREVLANNGE from the coding sequence ATGGGAAAAATTATTGCAATCACAAACCAAAAAGGTGGCGTTGGTAAAACAACAACTTCGATTAACTTAGCGGCCGGATTGGCACGTACTGGACGAAAAATTTTATTAGTTGATATTGATCCCCAAGGAAATGCAACAACGGGGACAGGGGCTAATAAAGAAGAAATTCATGAAAGTATGTATGATGTTTTAGTTGGACAAATCCCATTAAAAAATATTATTATTTCAGACATTATAACTAATGTTGATTTAGCACCAGCAACCATTTCATTAGCGGGGGCAGATATTTATTTGATGGAAAGAACAGAAGATAACCAAAGCATTTTATTAGAGCGGATTAAACCGGTTCGTGATAAATATGATTTTATTTTAATTGATTGTCCTCCTTCTTTAGGATTGATTAATCGAAATGCACTAGCTTGTGCTGATTCTGTTTTAATTCCAATTCAAGCAGAGTATTATCCGTTAGAAGGTTTAGCACAGTTATTAACAACAATTCATTTTGTTCAAAAAATGTTTAATGAAAGTTTAACAATTGAAGGAATTGTTTTAACAATGTTTGATTCAAGAACAAAATTATCATTTGAAGTGATGACGGAAGTTAAAAAATATTTTAATGAAAAAGTTTATCGAACACATATTCCAAGAAATGTTAAAATTAGTGAATCACCATCACATGGTTTAAGTATTTTTGAATATGATAAAGGTGGTGCAGGTGCAGTTGCGTATGAAGAATTAGCGAGAGAGGTGTTGGCAAACAATGGCGAGTAA
- a CDS encoding ParB/RepB/Spo0J family partition protein — protein MASNTKSRLSSKGLDKIFGEGINEVIKGIESNDALKETANEIALAEIFPNPHQPRKNFNEEELTELAQSIKEYGLIQPIIVKKTNNGYYLVAGERRSRAAKLAGLTTIPAIVADFNDQQMKEVALIENIQRVDLNSIEEANAYKELIELLRLTQEELAQRIGKSRSHVTNTMRLLNLPTEVQTLLLENKVTMGQVKPLISLNVDKNEFKNIINKIINLNLNARQVEELVKEYNPKITKPLIEHSEKDSSKRAVNEFLENKIMRRLGTKVVIDTDKILIKYTGIKDLNRILELLGLIDD, from the coding sequence ATGGCGAGTAATACTAAAAGTCGACTAAGTTCAAAAGGGTTAGATAAAATTTTTGGTGAAGGAATCAACGAAGTAATTAAAGGGATTGAAAGTAATGATGCTTTAAAAGAAACAGCAAATGAAATTGCATTAGCGGAAATTTTTCCTAATCCGCATCAACCCCGCAAAAATTTTAACGAAGAAGAGTTAACAGAATTAGCACAGTCAATTAAAGAATATGGTTTAATTCAACCTATTATTGTGAAAAAAACTAATAATGGTTATTATTTAGTTGCCGGAGAACGTCGTAGTCGTGCCGCAAAATTAGCCGGATTAACAACGATTCCAGCAATTGTAGCTGATTTTAATGATCAGCAAATGAAAGAAGTTGCTTTAATTGAAAATATTCAACGAGTTGATTTAAATTCAATTGAAGAAGCTAATGCTTATAAAGAATTGATTGAATTATTACGTTTAACACAAGAAGAATTAGCACAACGAATTGGAAAATCACGTAGTCATGTCACAAATACAATGCGATTATTAAATTTACCAACTGAAGTGCAAACCTTGTTATTAGAAAATAAAGTAACAATGGGCCAAGTTAAACCATTAATTAGTTTAAATGTTGACAAAAATGAATTTAAAAACATTATTAATAAGATTATTAATTTAAATTTAAATGCGCGTCAGGTTGAAGAATTAGTAAAAGAATACAATCCAAAAATAACGAAACCATTGATTGAACATTCAGAGAAGGATTCGTCAAAAAGAGCTGTTAATGAATTTTTGGAAAATAAAATAATGCGAAGATTAGGAACTAAAGTAGTCATTGATACTGATAAAATTCTTATCAAGTATACTGGAATTAAAGATTTAAACCGTATTTTAGAATTATTAGGTTTAATTGACGATTAA
- the ychF gene encoding redox-regulated ATPase YchF, producing MALKMGIVGLPNVGKSTLFNSITNSQVEAANYPFATINPNVGTVAVPDERMDTLIALCAPDKAIHSTFEFYDIAGLIAGASKGEGLGNAFLQNIRETDAISMVIRCFDNKDITHVEGTIDPIRDIEIINLELIISDQEQIKKRIDKIGKKAQTFKQKEDVFEYELLLKLGTALEENKLLKDLTLSDDELRVVKNFNLLTIKPFIYVANVAESDLNQPDNFYVKTVKEYAQQKEIEVVVICAKTEEELSALEPDDRKLLMTDYGIKEAGLSQLIKKSYALLGLQTFFTAGKQEVRAWTFKKGATAPMCAGIIHSDFERGFIRAEVYSYDDLVKYGSEKSVKENGRLRSEGKTYVMQDGDICFFKFNV from the coding sequence ATGGCATTAAAAATGGGAATAGTTGGCTTACCAAACGTTGGTAAATCCACTTTATTTAACTCAATTACAAATTCACAAGTTGAAGCGGCTAATTATCCATTTGCAACAATTAATCCAAATGTTGGAACAGTGGCCGTTCCTGATGAACGAATGGATACTTTAATTGCCCTTTGTGCTCCCGATAAGGCAATTCATAGTACTTTTGAATTTTATGATATTGCAGGATTAATTGCGGGAGCTAGCAAAGGCGAAGGTTTAGGAAATGCTTTTTTGCAAAATATTCGAGAAACTGATGCAATTTCTATGGTTATCCGTTGTTTTGATAATAAAGATATTACCCACGTTGAAGGAACAATTGATCCAATTCGTGATATTGAAATTATTAATTTAGAATTAATTATTTCTGACCAAGAACAAATTAAAAAACGAATTGATAAAATTGGTAAAAAAGCACAAACTTTTAAACAAAAAGAAGATGTTTTTGAATATGAATTGTTATTAAAGTTAGGGACAGCATTAGAAGAAAATAAATTATTAAAAGATTTAACATTATCAGATGATGAACTAAGAGTAGTAAAAAATTTTAATTTATTAACAATTAAACCTTTTATTTATGTTGCGAATGTTGCAGAAAGTGATTTAAATCAACCAGATAATTTTTATGTTAAAACAGTTAAAGAATATGCTCAACAAAAAGAAATTGAAGTAGTTGTTATTTGTGCTAAAACTGAAGAAGAATTATCAGCATTAGAACCAGATGATCGGAAGTTATTAATGACTGATTATGGTATTAAAGAAGCCGGTTTAAGCCAATTAATTAAAAAATCTTATGCTTTATTAGGCCTCCAAACATTTTTTACTGCTGGCAAGCAAGAAGTACGAGCATGAACTTTTAAAAAAGGAGCTACAGCGCCAATGTGTGCAGGAATTATTCATTCTGATTTTGAGCGCGGTTTTATTCGGGCAGAAGTTTATTCATATGATGATTTAGTTAAATATGGTAGTGAAAAATCTGTCAAAGAAAATGGACGTTTACGAAGCGAAGGAAAAACTTATGTTATGCAAGATGGTGATATATGTTTTTTTAAATTTAATGTCTAA